The Deltaproteobacteria bacterium genome includes a region encoding these proteins:
- a CDS encoding P-II family nitrogen regulator produces the protein MKKIEAIIKPFKLDEVKESLNDIGVQGMTVSEVKGFGRQKGHTELYRGAEYVVDFLPKIKLEIIVPDDLVAQVVEVVEKSARTGRIGDGKIFVTNVEEVVRIRTGERGHDAI, from the coding sequence ATGAAGAAGATCGAGGCCATCATCAAGCCGTTCAAGCTGGACGAGGTGAAGGAGTCGCTGAACGACATCGGGGTCCAGGGGATGACGGTGTCGGAGGTGAAGGGGTTCGGTCGCCAGAAGGGGCACACCGAACTGTACCGCGGCGCGGAGTACGTGGTGGACTTCCTGCCGAAGATCAAGCTGGAGATCATCGTCCCCGACGACCTCGTCGCCCAGGTGGTCGAGGTCGTGGAGAAATCGGCGCGCACCGGCCGCATCGGCGACGGCAAGATCTTCGTCACGAACGTCGAGGAGGTCGTCCGGATCCGCACCGGCGAGCGCGGGCACGACGCCATCTGA
- the plsY gene encoding glycerol-3-phosphate 1-O-acyltransferase PlsY, translated as MDLSWIRGALLVVFGYLVGSVPFGMVVAKAFDRGVDLRNAGSGNIGATNVARTLGKGAGALTLLLDAGKAVFALALARMLLGAPADVWLALVGGAVFLGHIFPVYLRFKGGKGVATALGVVAFLSPVTVFVLVVLFIGVVYFTRYVSLGSLCAAVGLPVVMAILGGPRSYLNLSLVMAFLVIWTHRENIHRLLAGQESKFRLHRD; from the coding sequence ATGGACTTATCCTGGATCCGCGGCGCGCTGCTCGTCGTCTTCGGGTACCTGGTCGGCTCGGTCCCGTTCGGAATGGTGGTGGCGAAGGCGTTCGACCGGGGGGTCGACCTCCGGAACGCCGGCTCCGGGAACATCGGGGCGACGAACGTCGCGCGCACGCTCGGCAAGGGGGCGGGCGCGCTGACCCTGCTGCTCGACGCGGGGAAGGCGGTGTTCGCCCTCGCGCTCGCCCGGATGCTCCTCGGCGCGCCGGCGGACGTCTGGCTCGCGCTGGTCGGCGGGGCGGTGTTCCTCGGGCACATCTTCCCGGTGTACCTCCGGTTCAAGGGGGGGAAGGGGGTCGCGACCGCCCTCGGGGTCGTCGCGTTCCTCTCCCCGGTGACCGTCTTCGTGCTCGTCGTCCTCTTCATAGGCGTCGTCTACTTCACGCGGTACGTGTCGCTCGGGTCGCTCTGCGCGGCGGTCGGCCTGCCGGTCGTCATGGCCATCCTCGGCGGCCCGCGCTCCTACCTGAACCTGTCCCTGGTGATGGCGTTCCTCGTGATCTGGACCCACCGCGAGAACATCCACCGGCTCCTCGCCGGGCAGGAGAGCAAGTTCCGGCTGCACAGGGATTAG